In the genome of Desulfuromonas sp. DDH964, one region contains:
- a CDS encoding EamA family transporter — MAPWFWYAIAAAVLYGAHQIFTRLAADHIGEGVGGFVVEAVATLTILLYLGVLWLNGRWEQKLTLSGFSYSALTGICVGAGTVAFFLLFQRGGPISAVPAILAGGAAIMAVAGILFFHEAVTLQRTLGILFSILGLFLLRR; from the coding sequence ATGGCACCCTGGTTCTGGTATGCCATCGCCGCCGCCGTCCTCTACGGCGCCCATCAGATCTTCACCCGCCTCGCCGCCGACCACATCGGCGAAGGGGTCGGCGGCTTCGTCGTCGAGGCAGTCGCGACCCTGACGATCCTGCTCTATCTCGGCGTCCTCTGGCTCAACGGCCGCTGGGAGCAGAAGCTCACCCTCTCCGGCTTCAGCTACTCGGCCCTCACCGGCATCTGCGTCGGCGCCGGCACCGTCGCCTTCTTCCTGCTGTTCCAGCGCGGCGGCCCGATCTCCGCGGTGCCGGCGATCCTCGCCGGCGGCGCCGCGATCATGGCGGTGGCCGGCATCCTCTTTTTTCACGAGGCGGTCACCCTGCAGCGCACCCTCGGCATCCTCTTTTCGATCCTCGGGCTTTTCCTGCTGCGGCGCTGA
- a CDS encoding DUF4177 domain-containing protein — protein sequence MLRYKVVETTTVTDEALETILNEAVGAGWTLDDIRFVTKEGSRRPSMAFVFFNRND from the coding sequence ATGCTCAGATACAAGGTCGTGGAAACCACCACAGTGACCGACGAGGCGCTGGAAACGATCCTCAACGAAGCGGTCGGCGCCGGTTGGACCCTGGACGACATCCGCTTTGTCACCAAGGAAGGAAGCCGGCGCCCAAGCATGGCCTTCGTCTTTTTCAATCGTAACGATTAG
- the trpS gene encoding tryptophan--tRNA ligase produces the protein MRVLSGIQPSGSLHLGNYFGMMKKMIDYQEQEELFCFIANYHAMTSVSDGKALAQGTLEAAANFLALGMDPEKSTFWVQSDLPEVQELTWFLSTFTPMGLLERCHSYKDKIAKGIAANHALFAYPVLMTADILLFQSDKVPVGKDQKQHLEVARDIAIKVNNHYGELFVVPEAEIDDEVATIPGIDGQKMSKSYGNAIDLFLEEKALRKQVMRIVTDPTPVEDPKDPDKCNVFQIYRLFLDKAAENALRQRYLAGGLGYGEVKQELFETVRDFFAPYAERRRELLADPDGIRATLAKGAEKARFVASKTLRKVRKKAGLVY, from the coding sequence ATGCGCGTCCTCTCCGGCATTCAGCCCTCCGGCTCCCTGCACCTGGGGAACTACTTCGGCATGATGAAGAAGATGATCGACTACCAGGAGCAGGAGGAGCTCTTCTGCTTTATCGCCAACTACCACGCCATGACCTCGGTCAGCGACGGCAAGGCGCTCGCCCAGGGGACCCTCGAGGCGGCGGCCAACTTCCTGGCGCTGGGGATGGACCCGGAAAAGAGCACCTTCTGGGTCCAGTCCGACCTCCCCGAGGTCCAGGAGCTGACCTGGTTCCTCTCGACCTTCACGCCGATGGGTCTGCTCGAGCGCTGCCACAGCTACAAGGACAAGATCGCCAAAGGGATCGCCGCCAACCACGCCCTCTTCGCCTACCCGGTGCTGATGACCGCTGACATCCTGCTGTTCCAGAGCGACAAGGTGCCGGTCGGCAAGGACCAGAAGCAGCACCTCGAGGTCGCCCGCGACATCGCCATCAAGGTCAACAATCACTACGGCGAGCTCTTCGTGGTGCCGGAAGCGGAGATCGACGACGAGGTGGCGACAATCCCTGGCATCGACGGCCAGAAGATGAGCAAGAGCTACGGCAACGCCATCGACCTCTTCCTTGAGGAGAAGGCGCTGCGCAAGCAGGTGATGCGCATCGTCACCGACCCGACCCCGGTGGAAGACCCGAAGGACCCGGATAAGTGCAACGTCTTCCAGATCTACCGGCTCTTTCTCGACAAGGCGGCGGAAAACGCGTTGCGTCAGCGCTACCTGGCCGGCGGGCTCGGCTACGGCGAAGTGAAGCAGGAGCTGTTCGAGACGGTGCGCGACTTCTTCGCTCCCTACGCCGAACGGCGCCGGGAGCTGCTCGCCGATCCCGACGGCATCCGCGCCACCCTCGCCAAAGGGGCCGAGAAGGCCCGATTTGTGGCCAGCAAGACGCTGCGCAAGGTGCGCAAGAAGGCGGGCCTCGTCTACTGA
- a CDS encoding IS256 family transposase yields MKSDKLDELLVDCKTPEDVDKLYSRLLQRMINRSLDAEMTAHLGYGAGEAGPAKRANTRNGKSSKTVKGTFGELEIETPRDRAGSFEPQLVRKRQIRLAGMEGKILTLYAKGMTTRDIEDALKDLYGVEISHAVISQVTESVLDEVRAWQNRPLEAVYPILWLDGLTVKIHHGKQVVNKSAHVVLGVNLRGEKEVLGLWIAETEGAKFWLSVLTELRHRGVQDVYIACMDGLKGLPEAVNAIFPKTLTQLCIVHLVRASLRYVTVKDSKAVVAALKRIYQSATAEEAAAELEQLDADWGKSYRSVIRLWRSNWDNIIPFFQFPPEIRKVIYTTNAIESLNMSLRKLTRNRRIFPNDESAIKALYLAIRQASRNWKMIHNWKPALQTFQVMFGEDRVPLNLVY; encoded by the coding sequence ATTAAATCAGACAAATTGGACGAGCTTTTGGTCGACTGCAAAACCCCCGAGGACGTCGACAAACTCTATTCGCGGTTGCTACAGCGCATGATCAACCGCAGCCTGGACGCCGAAATGACCGCGCATCTGGGTTACGGAGCCGGCGAAGCCGGGCCGGCGAAACGCGCCAACACCCGCAACGGCAAGAGCAGTAAAACCGTCAAGGGCACCTTCGGCGAACTGGAGATCGAAACGCCCCGCGACCGGGCGGGGTCTTTCGAGCCGCAACTGGTTCGCAAACGCCAGATTCGCCTGGCCGGGATGGAAGGAAAGATCCTGACCCTCTATGCCAAAGGGATGACGACCCGCGACATCGAGGACGCCCTGAAGGATCTCTACGGCGTGGAGATTTCCCATGCCGTCATCTCCCAGGTGACCGAATCGGTTCTGGACGAGGTCCGGGCCTGGCAGAATCGCCCACTGGAAGCCGTCTACCCGATCCTGTGGCTCGATGGCCTGACGGTCAAGATTCATCACGGCAAGCAGGTGGTCAACAAGTCGGCCCATGTGGTTCTCGGCGTCAACCTGCGCGGCGAGAAGGAAGTTCTCGGCCTGTGGATCGCCGAGACCGAAGGGGCCAAGTTCTGGCTCTCGGTCCTCACCGAACTGCGCCATCGCGGCGTGCAGGATGTTTACATCGCCTGCATGGACGGGCTGAAAGGGCTGCCGGAAGCGGTCAACGCCATTTTCCCCAAGACCCTGACCCAACTCTGCATCGTCCATCTGGTGCGGGCGAGCCTGCGTTACGTCACGGTCAAGGACAGCAAGGCCGTGGTCGCGGCCCTCAAGCGTATCTACCAGTCGGCGACCGCCGAAGAAGCGGCGGCGGAGTTGGAACAACTGGACGCCGATTGGGGCAAGTCCTATCGTTCGGTAATCCGCTTGTGGCGGAGCAACTGGGACAACATCATCCCGTTTTTCCAGTTTCCGCCGGAAATTCGCAAGGTCATTTACACGACCAACGCGATCGAATCGCTAAACATGAGCCTGCGCAAGCTGACCCGCAACCGGAGGATATTCCCCAACGACGAATCGGCGATCAAGGCGCTCTATCTGGCAATCCGGCAGGCGTCACGCAACTGGAAGATGATCCACAACTGGAAGCCAGCGCTGCAGACATTCCAAGTGATGTTCGGCGAAGACCGGGTGCCGTTGAATCTGGTCTATTGA
- a CDS encoding IS1595-like element ISDesu2 family transposase translates to MAINRIQFQPGLSLADFLKDYGTETQCEAILEHSRWPQGFVCPACSASRAVQFRRGQSKIFQCSRCRKQISLISGTIFHGSNLPLTQWFLALYFMTQGKSGLSMLEMRRMLGLSYKAAWRLKHKLMQAMFEREETTVLGQRVEIDDAYLGGERSGGKVGRGSENKVPFIAAVETSHDGHPLRAVFSRVTTFSSHDVDQWAKNHLAPTALVVSDGLNCFRAVTKTGCYHQREVVGDQRRSTDMGCFHWINTILGNLKTAMAGTYHAFDFDKYAHRYLAEFQYRFNRRFDLRSMLPRLLFACVSIGKRPEAWLRRAENWT, encoded by the coding sequence ATGGCCATCAATCGTATCCAGTTTCAACCGGGGCTGAGCTTGGCTGATTTTCTCAAAGACTACGGTACGGAAACCCAATGCGAGGCGATCCTTGAGCACTCGCGCTGGCCCCAAGGATTTGTCTGCCCAGCATGCAGTGCAAGCCGCGCGGTCCAGTTCCGGCGAGGACAGTCGAAAATCTTCCAGTGCAGTCGCTGTCGAAAACAGATCTCTCTGATTTCCGGAACGATTTTTCATGGGAGCAATCTACCGCTGACCCAGTGGTTTCTTGCCCTCTACTTTATGACACAAGGCAAGTCCGGCCTGTCGATGCTGGAGATGAGACGTATGCTGGGCTTGAGCTACAAGGCGGCTTGGCGACTCAAGCACAAGCTCATGCAGGCGATGTTCGAACGCGAAGAGACAACGGTTCTGGGTCAGCGAGTCGAGATCGACGATGCCTACTTGGGCGGAGAACGCTCCGGCGGGAAAGTCGGTCGCGGTTCGGAGAACAAAGTTCCCTTCATTGCGGCGGTGGAAACGAGTCATGACGGCCATCCGCTGCGAGCGGTTTTTAGCCGGGTGACGACCTTCAGCAGCCATGACGTTGATCAATGGGCCAAGAATCATTTGGCACCGACGGCGCTGGTCGTTTCTGATGGCCTGAATTGCTTCCGCGCGGTCACCAAGACTGGGTGCTACCATCAGCGAGAGGTGGTTGGTGATCAACGCAGAAGTACCGACATGGGCTGCTTCCACTGGATCAACACCATCCTGGGCAATCTTAAGACGGCCATGGCCGGAACGTATCATGCGTTTGACTTCGACAAATATGCGCATCGCTATCTGGCCGAGTTTCAGTACCGGTTCAACCGGCGGTTCGATCTGCGCAGCATGCTGCCAAGACTGCTGTTCGCCTGTGTCTCAATCGGCAAGCGGCCCGAGGCCTGGCTTCGCCGAGCTGAGAATTGGACCTAA
- the lon gene encoding endopeptidase La, producing MNDDNEKIIDAEINGNDQAAEEPPVADGLILASDILPGELPILPLRPRPAFPSLMIPMVANGPLQTAAVTRALATPSQALGLILVKHLEGEDSPANLHRVGVVGKILKVIHQEEESIHFLVNCLERFTCDEIYAHNGGLSARVSYRYSAELSVNAELKAYSMAIIGTLKELVQINPLYSEEIKMFLGRSSMDDPGRLADFAANLTSADGQELQQILATIEVRRRIDKVLVLLKKELEVSRLQTRISKQIEEKISKQQREFFLKEQFKAIKKELGLEKEGKTAEVEKFQARLKKLKLNPEAQKTVEEELEKLRLLEPNSPEYTVTRNYLDWLTILPWGKFSKDSYNLEKARKVLDRDHFGLQDVKDRILEFIAVGKMKGDISGSILCLVGPPGVGKTSIGHSIADALGRTFYRFSLGGMRDEAEIKGHRRTYIGAMPGKFVQAMKTAASANPVLMLDEIDKIGASFQGDPASALLEVLDPEQNATFRDHYLDVPFDLSNVLFVCTANQLDTIPAALLDRMEVIRLSGYILEEKLEIARRYLIPKALAAHGLKKGQVTIAKPALAAIIDGYAREAGVRNLENRIRKIMRKAAMAFASGRTEKLTVAKKDLVDYLGQPLFSPEELFEGVAGVATGLAWTSMGGATLQIEATAMPSKAKGFKQTGQLGKVMVESSEIAYSYVMAHLTEYGEKDDYFDNHFVHLHVPAGATPKDGPSAGVTMTTALLSMISGVPIRPKLGMTGELTLTGRVLPIGGVKEKTIAARRAGLKTLIFPAENEKDFDELPDYLKEGLDVHFAHDYAEVHKVAFGDQHRGERVCQTNCVSALSIDQIQRHPVFAEHHLECLQRWLPVVDHLPVA from the coding sequence ATGAACGACGACAACGAGAAGATTATCGACGCCGAAATCAATGGGAACGACCAGGCTGCGGAGGAACCACCAGTCGCGGATGGACTGATCCTCGCCTCGGACATCCTCCCCGGCGAACTGCCGATCCTGCCGCTGCGGCCGCGGCCGGCCTTCCCCTCGCTGATGATCCCGATGGTCGCCAACGGCCCGCTGCAGACGGCCGCCGTCACCCGGGCCCTGGCCACCCCGAGCCAGGCGCTCGGCCTGATCCTGGTCAAGCACCTCGAAGGCGAGGACAGCCCCGCCAACCTGCACCGGGTCGGCGTGGTCGGCAAGATCCTCAAGGTGATCCACCAGGAGGAGGAGAGCATCCACTTCCTGGTCAACTGCCTCGAACGCTTCACCTGCGACGAGATCTATGCCCACAACGGCGGTCTCAGCGCCCGGGTGAGCTACCGCTACAGCGCCGAACTCTCGGTCAACGCCGAGCTCAAGGCCTATTCGATGGCGATCATCGGCACCCTCAAGGAGCTGGTACAGATCAACCCGCTCTACTCCGAGGAGATCAAGATGTTCCTCGGCCGCTCGAGCATGGACGACCCGGGCCGGCTCGCCGACTTCGCCGCCAACCTGACCAGCGCCGACGGTCAGGAACTGCAGCAGATCCTCGCCACCATCGAGGTGCGCCGCCGCATCGACAAGGTGCTGGTGCTGCTGAAAAAAGAGCTCGAGGTCTCACGCCTGCAGACCCGGATCAGCAAGCAGATCGAGGAGAAGATCTCCAAGCAGCAGCGCGAGTTCTTCCTCAAGGAGCAGTTCAAGGCGATCAAGAAGGAACTGGGGCTGGAGAAGGAGGGGAAGACCGCCGAGGTCGAGAAGTTCCAGGCGCGGCTGAAGAAGCTCAAGCTGAACCCCGAGGCGCAGAAGACGGTCGAGGAGGAGCTGGAGAAGCTGCGCCTTTTGGAGCCCAACTCCCCCGAGTACACCGTCACCCGCAACTACCTCGACTGGCTGACGATCCTCCCCTGGGGAAAATTCAGCAAGGACTCCTATAACCTGGAGAAGGCGCGCAAGGTCCTCGACCGCGACCACTTCGGCCTCCAGGATGTCAAGGACCGCATCCTCGAGTTCATCGCCGTCGGCAAAATGAAGGGGGATATCTCCGGCTCGATCCTCTGCCTGGTCGGCCCCCCTGGGGTCGGCAAGACCTCCATCGGCCACTCCATCGCCGATGCGTTGGGGCGCACCTTCTACCGTTTCTCTTTAGGTGGCATGCGCGACGAGGCCGAGATCAAGGGGCACCGCCGCACCTACATTGGCGCCATGCCCGGCAAGTTCGTGCAGGCGATGAAGACCGCCGCCAGCGCCAACCCGGTGCTGATGCTCGACGAGATCGACAAGATCGGCGCCTCCTTCCAGGGCGACCCGGCCTCGGCGCTGCTTGAGGTCCTCGACCCGGAGCAGAACGCCACTTTCCGCGACCACTACCTCGACGTCCCCTTCGACCTGTCGAACGTTCTCTTCGTCTGCACCGCCAACCAGCTCGACACCATCCCGGCGGCGCTGCTCGACCGCATGGAAGTGATCCGCCTCTCCGGCTACATCCTCGAGGAGAAGCTCGAAATCGCCCGCCGCTACCTGATCCCCAAGGCCCTCGCTGCCCACGGTCTGAAGAAAGGGCAGGTGACGATTGCCAAGCCGGCGCTCGCCGCCATTATCGACGGCTACGCCCGCGAGGCCGGGGTGCGCAACCTGGAAAACCGCATCCGCAAGATCATGCGCAAAGCGGCGATGGCCTTCGCCAGCGGCCGCACGGAGAAGCTCACGGTGGCAAAGAAGGATCTGGTCGACTACCTCGGCCAGCCCCTCTTCTCCCCCGAGGAACTCTTCGAGGGGGTCGCCGGCGTCGCCACCGGACTGGCCTGGACCAGCATGGGCGGCGCGACGCTGCAGATCGAAGCGACTGCCATGCCGAGCAAGGCCAAGGGGTTCAAACAGACCGGCCAGCTCGGCAAGGTGATGGTCGAATCGTCGGAGATCGCCTACTCCTACGTCATGGCCCACCTCACCGAGTACGGGGAAAAGGACGACTATTTCGACAATCACTTCGTCCACCTCCACGTCCCCGCCGGCGCCACCCCCAAGGACGGCCCCTCGGCCGGGGTTACCATGACCACCGCGCTCCTCTCGATGATCAGCGGCGTGCCGATCCGCCCCAAGCTCGGCATGACCGGCGAGCTGACCCTCACCGGCCGCGTCCTGCCGATCGGCGGCGTCAAGGAGAAGACCATCGCCGCCCGCCGCGCCGGCCTGAAGACGCTGATCTTTCCGGCCGAGAACGAGAAGGATTTCGACGAGCTTCCCGACTACCTCAAGGAGGGCCTCGACGTTCACTTCGCCCACGACTATGCGGAGGTCCACAAGGTCGCCTTCGGCGACCAGCACCGGGGCGAACGGGTCTGTCAAACGAACTGTGTATCCGCTCTTTCAATAGACCAGATTCAACGGCACCCGGTCTTCGCCGAACATCACTTGGAATGTCTGCAGCGCTGGCTTCCAGTTGTGGATCATCTTCCAGTTGCGTGA
- a CDS encoding type II toxin-antitoxin system Phd/YefM family antitoxin yields MDAITYTSARSNLAKTMEKVCEDHDPVIITRRNESSVVMMSLEDFQALEETAYLLRSPKNVRRLLESIAQLETGGGTERELTL; encoded by the coding sequence ATGGATGCAATTACATATACCAGTGCACGAAGTAACTTAGCAAAAACAATGGAAAAAGTGTGCGAGGATCATGACCCGGTCATTATCACGCGCCGCAATGAAAGCTCAGTTGTCATGATGTCTCTTGAAGACTTTCAAGCTCTTGAAGAGACTGCTTACTTACTGAGAAGCCCCAAAAATGTTCGACGCCTTCTCGAGTCAATTGCTCAACTTGAAACAGGTGGTGGCACCGAGCGGGAGCTTACCCTTTGA
- the gspN gene encoding type II secretion system protein GspN yields the protein MKLFRLPRRAAAAARPRRQRSHLLLGTLGVGLLGFLAGCFLFFPTTLLRDWLVAEVAAKTPCQLEMKSIALRFPFGLTARDLVLSGGGLPTPVPVDRLQVTPRWFSFFSGNPGAVIEAELFGGELNGEIHRDGAFSARGQGLTLDLPLGEKLPLTVAGNLRDLVARGALPLTTGTASKLQLTINELRLNGAKALGSGKDVLRLGTASLKATGQGNSFRIEELKCSGGDLTLEAGGSLLLATPPPQSRLNLTLNLQPTASFDPALKDLLSVFGKPARDGSLRLRLTGSLAKPSLQ from the coding sequence ATGAAACTCTTTCGCCTCCCCCGGCGCGCCGCCGCAGCCGCCCGGCCACGCCGCCAGCGCTCCCACCTGCTGCTCGGCACCCTCGGCGTCGGCCTGCTCGGTTTCCTGGCCGGCTGCTTCCTCTTCTTTCCGACCACACTGCTGCGCGACTGGCTGGTCGCCGAGGTCGCCGCCAAGACCCCGTGCCAGCTGGAAATGAAAAGTATCGCCCTGCGCTTTCCCTTCGGCTTGACCGCCCGCGACCTGGTCCTCAGCGGTGGCGGGCTGCCAACACCGGTGCCGGTTGACCGGCTGCAGGTCACCCCGCGCTGGTTCTCCTTCTTCAGCGGCAACCCCGGCGCCGTTATCGAGGCGGAGCTTTTCGGTGGTGAGCTGAACGGCGAGATTCACCGCGACGGCGCCTTCAGCGCGCGCGGCCAGGGGCTGACCCTCGACCTGCCGCTGGGGGAGAAGCTCCCCCTGACCGTGGCCGGCAACCTGCGCGACCTCGTCGCCCGCGGCGCCCTGCCGCTCACGACCGGCACCGCCAGCAAGCTGCAACTGACCATCAACGAGCTGCGCCTGAACGGCGCCAAGGCCCTCGGCAGTGGCAAGGACGTGCTGCGCCTCGGCACTGCCAGCTTAAAAGCCACCGGCCAGGGGAACAGCTTTCGCATCGAGGAGCTGAAATGCAGCGGCGGCGATCTCACCCTCGAAGCCGGCGGCAGCCTGCTCCTTGCCACCCCGCCGCCCCAGAGCCGGCTCAACCTGACCCTCAACCTCCAGCCCACGGCGAGCTTCGATCCGGCATTGAAGGATCTTCTGAGCGTCTTTGGCAAACCGGCGCGCGACGGCTCCCTGCGCCTGCGCCTGACCGGCTCCCTGGCCAAGCCGAGTCTGCAATGA
- a CDS encoding (2Fe-2S) ferredoxin domain-containing protein, with protein MPAQSQSPYTAHIFVCTNDRKGERKSCADNQSQLVRARLKEVADEKGWQGKVRISNSGCMGLCAQGPNVMIYPQKIWFSEVSPEDVEEIVAAMGRFLAAD; from the coding sequence ATGCCTGCCCAGAGCCAATCCCCCTACACAGCCCACATCTTCGTCTGCACCAACGACCGCAAGGGTGAGAGAAAATCGTGCGCCGACAACCAGAGCCAGTTGGTCCGGGCCAGGCTGAAGGAGGTCGCTGACGAGAAGGGCTGGCAGGGAAAGGTCAGAATCTCCAACTCGGGCTGCATGGGGCTGTGCGCCCAGGGGCCCAACGTGATGATTTACCCGCAGAAGATCTGGTTCTCCGAAGTCTCCCCTGAGGATGTGGAGGAAATCGTCGCTGCCATGGGACGCTTCCTGGCGGCGGATTGA
- a CDS encoding DUF3187 family protein yields MMRSPSSRRLAPLLGLLLLLLPATAGSAANPLAPFTVSNQSPLAAGFGLPAQLDAELPAAGSWQGALRYDLASNYTENSNTHEEILLDGESQRLTLALNRSFAGGWNLGLEIPWVSHRGGSLDSFIEDWHDTFSLPQGGRDTAPKGRLEYRYVRDGVTLLEMTDAAEGLGDVALSCGWQASLETKPTRTALAFGARLKLPTGDSDRLLGSGSTDLALWLAGRAEEESEEGNFAAWFALGGLAMTRGDLLGDQQQPLAAFGRFGLGWSPARFISFKLQLDGNSPLYSDSDLDELGSALVLTMGGSLLLPAQLRLDLGVGEDLAVGASPDVVFHLALSRDF; encoded by the coding sequence ATGATGCGATCACCTTCATCCCGCCGCCTCGCCCCCCTGCTCGGCCTGCTGTTGCTGCTCCTGCCGGCGACTGCCGGCAGCGCCGCGAATCCCCTGGCGCCCTTCACCGTCAGCAACCAGAGCCCGCTGGCGGCCGGCTTCGGCCTGCCGGCCCAGCTCGACGCCGAGCTGCCGGCGGCCGGGAGCTGGCAGGGAGCGCTGCGCTACGACCTTGCCAGCAACTACACCGAGAACAGCAACACCCACGAGGAGATTCTCCTCGATGGGGAGAGCCAGCGCCTGACTCTGGCGCTGAACCGGAGCTTTGCCGGCGGCTGGAACCTTGGCCTCGAAATCCCCTGGGTCAGTCACCGCGGCGGCTCCCTCGACTCCTTCATCGAAGACTGGCACGATACCTTCAGTCTCCCCCAGGGGGGACGCGACACTGCCCCGAAAGGGCGGCTCGAATACCGCTACGTTCGCGACGGCGTCACCCTGCTCGAGATGACCGACGCGGCCGAGGGGCTCGGCGATGTCGCCCTCAGCTGCGGCTGGCAGGCTTCGCTCGAAACAAAACCGACCCGCACCGCCCTCGCCTTCGGCGCCCGCCTCAAACTCCCCACCGGCGACAGCGACCGGCTGCTCGGCAGCGGCAGCACCGACCTCGCCCTCTGGCTGGCGGGCCGTGCCGAAGAGGAGAGCGAAGAAGGGAACTTTGCGGCCTGGTTCGCCCTCGGCGGGCTCGCCATGACCCGCGGCGACCTCCTCGGCGACCAGCAGCAGCCTCTCGCCGCCTTTGGCCGCTTCGGCCTCGGTTGGAGCCCGGCCCGCTTCATCTCCTTCAAACTGCAGCTTGACGGCAACAGCCCGCTCTACTCGGACAGCGACCTCGACGAGCTCGGCTCGGCCCTGGTGCTGACCATGGGCGGCAGCCTGCTCCTGCCGGCACAGCTGCGCCTCGATCTCGGCGTCGGCGAAGATCTGGCCGTCGGCGCCTCCCCCGATGTCGTCTTCCACCTCGCCCTGAGCCGCGATTTTTAA
- a CDS encoding Txe/YoeB family addiction module toxin: MKLIFSENSWEDYQYWVQTDQKILKRVNALIQDIQRSPLSGIGKPEPLKHGLSGYWSRRINDEHRIVYKIVNDSIFIAQVRYHY, translated from the coding sequence TTGAAGCTGATATTTTCCGAAAATTCCTGGGAAGATTACCAATATTGGGTACAAACTGATCAAAAAATCCTCAAGCGGGTGAATGCTTTGATTCAGGATATTCAGCGTTCGCCTCTTTCTGGTATCGGGAAGCCTGAACCTTTGAAGCATGGCTTATCGGGTTATTGGTCTCGTCGAATCAATGATGAGCACAGAATCGTTTATAAAATTGTAAATGATTCAATATTTATCGCCCAAGTTCGATACCATTACTGA
- a CDS encoding GGDEF domain-containing protein, producing the protein MPTSARKTGYHLLIPGGLITALVVSIARFLPLPPGLQAFLPFYPLLVLGAGLFFGWRFNRSRLLFALLLLVIAERTLALAPAPEFLAALRLLLPLNLALVAGFSERGLFTLPGLLRLLLIGLQPVAVAALHLQRPGLLQEIYRRPLLPGPLPFVLPPPLTEPLLLVLLISAALLLFWLLRRPGPLEGGFVWATGLSCYPLLVASPGAGASVAFASAGLILVAAVIELSYSMAFRDELTGLPARRSLNEALLRVGRRYTLAMVDVDHFKKVNDRYGHDVGDQVLKMVAARLARVKGGGRAFRYGGEEFTVLFPGKDAATALPHLEALHQAIAAAGFTLRDAARPAKRPQQPPARTGSQRLSVTASIGVAERQPGQHPEQVIKAADQALYKAKQTGRNRICGAGEKAGKGIRTRG; encoded by the coding sequence ATGCCGACCAGCGCCCGAAAAACTGGCTACCATCTCCTGATCCCCGGCGGGCTGATCACCGCGCTGGTTGTTTCCATTGCCCGTTTTCTGCCGCTGCCACCCGGTCTGCAGGCCTTTCTCCCCTTCTACCCGCTGCTCGTCCTCGGCGCCGGGCTCTTCTTCGGCTGGCGCTTCAACCGCAGCCGGCTCCTCTTTGCGCTACTGCTGCTGGTGATCGCCGAACGCACCTTGGCGCTGGCGCCCGCTCCCGAGTTTCTTGCCGCCCTGCGCCTCCTGCTTCCCCTCAACCTGGCGCTGGTCGCCGGCTTCAGCGAGCGCGGCCTCTTTACGCTCCCCGGTCTGCTGCGCCTGCTTCTGATCGGGCTGCAGCCCGTAGCCGTCGCCGCGCTCCACCTCCAGCGTCCCGGGCTGCTGCAGGAGATTTATCGTCGCCCGCTTCTCCCCGGGCCGCTCCCATTCGTCCTGCCGCCCCCTCTGACCGAGCCGCTCCTCCTCGTCCTGCTGATCAGCGCGGCCCTGTTGCTGTTCTGGCTGTTGCGCCGCCCCGGTCCCCTCGAAGGGGGTTTCGTCTGGGCGACAGGGCTCTCTTGCTACCCGCTCCTGGTCGCCTCGCCCGGCGCCGGCGCCAGCGTCGCCTTCGCCAGCGCTGGGCTGATCCTGGTGGCGGCGGTGATCGAGCTCTCCTACAGCATGGCCTTTCGCGACGAGCTGACCGGGCTGCCGGCGCGCCGTTCCCTCAACGAGGCGTTGCTGCGGGTCGGGCGGCGCTACACCCTGGCGATGGTCGATGTCGATCACTTCAAGAAGGTCAACGACCGCTACGGTCACGATGTCGGCGACCAGGTGCTGAAGATGGTGGCGGCGCGGCTGGCGCGGGTCAAAGGCGGGGGGCGGGCGTTTCGCTACGGCGGCGAGGAGTTCACCGTCCTCTTCCCCGGCAAGGATGCGGCGACGGCGCTCCCCCATCTCGAGGCCCTGCACCAGGCCATCGCCGCCGCCGGTTTCACCCTGCGCGACGCCGCCCGCCCGGCCAAACGGCCGCAGCAGCCGCCGGCCAGGACCGGCAGCCAGCGTCTTTCGGTCACCGCCAGCATCGGCGTCGCTGAGCGGCAGCCTGGCCAGCACCCCGAGCAGGTGATCAAGGCCGCCGACCAGGCCCTCTACAAGGCGAAGCAGACCGGGCGCAACCGGATTTGTGGGGCGGGGGAGAAGGCGGGGAAAGGGATTCGGACGCGGGGGTGA